From one Tetragenococcus osmophilus genomic stretch:
- a CDS encoding LTA synthase family protein produces MYKKFQYFVIGLLILCGIIFSNLFLQWCQNGLSVDLAMNFAFSWHTEKFFLACLVLLVLFIFFASLAGSLIAGASLYTLFITGIGLATYMKMEFRQEPVYPDDLNMITQLGFFKEVLGTGPFVVICIIMIAVIALFLYQLFRSFFLTKNKQMARLIMLALSFFGLVYISHFNEESNLLRRAYNRTALWIPYSQEMNYYNTGFVGGFLYNLRVEAMQEPSHYSEEAIDEITEKYQPQETSTEESEEPNIVYVMSESFSNPEHLQGLSITGNPLKEYKDIAQQSYSGKMLSQNYGGGTANIEFEALTSFSMELLNPQMTSPYTMLVPKMDRLPSLVSLSKERGYDTTAIHPYDTSMYKRQDVYSVLGFNQFLDQDSMDYTQTIENNPYISDEAAYQQVLDLLQKDSSPQFVHLVTMQTHMPYEGKYDNVDYQVTGEENNRNIENYLQDIDYSGQALQDFTEKLEDLPERTLVVFWGDHLPGIYSDYLQEQNSTKDLHQTEFLMFDSEDGLPHEEEEVTSPFYFAPSLFEQAGLETTPFYELLLDLEDILPAFESRMYVDGDRQWHEELNLSKKQQEIYNDYRLIQYDILQGEQYSLQNGFFN; encoded by the coding sequence ATGTATAAAAAATTTCAATACTTCGTGATCGGTTTATTAATTTTATGTGGCATTATTTTTAGTAATCTTTTTCTACAATGGTGTCAAAATGGTTTATCTGTTGATTTAGCCATGAATTTTGCCTTTTCTTGGCATACAGAAAAGTTTTTTCTAGCTTGCTTGGTATTATTGGTATTATTTATATTTTTTGCGAGTTTAGCAGGTTCGCTTATAGCAGGCGCTAGTTTATACACGCTTTTTATTACAGGAATCGGTCTGGCAACTTACATGAAGATGGAATTCCGTCAAGAACCAGTTTATCCTGATGATTTAAATATGATTACGCAATTAGGCTTTTTTAAAGAAGTTTTAGGTACAGGCCCTTTTGTTGTTATTTGCATCATTATGATAGCCGTAATTGCGCTTTTTTTGTATCAATTGTTTCGTAGTTTCTTTTTGACAAAAAATAAGCAAATGGCTCGTCTAATTATGCTCGCTCTTAGTTTCTTTGGTTTAGTCTATATAAGCCACTTTAATGAAGAAAGTAATTTATTAAGACGTGCCTATAATCGAACGGCTTTGTGGATCCCTTATTCTCAGGAAATGAATTATTATAATACGGGTTTTGTAGGAGGTTTTTTATATAACTTACGTGTAGAAGCGATGCAAGAGCCTAGTCATTATTCCGAAGAGGCCATTGATGAGATTACTGAGAAATACCAGCCTCAAGAAACTTCTACCGAAGAAAGCGAAGAGCCTAATATTGTTTATGTTATGAGTGAAAGCTTCTCTAACCCCGAGCATTTGCAGGGTTTGTCCATTACAGGAAATCCTTTAAAAGAATACAAGGATATAGCGCAACAATCATATAGCGGAAAAATGCTTTCGCAAAATTATGGCGGTGGTACGGCTAATATTGAATTTGAAGCTTTGACAAGTTTTTCTATGGAGCTATTAAACCCACAAATGACCTCGCCTTATACAATGTTGGTTCCAAAAATGGATAGATTGCCTTCTTTAGTCTCGCTATCTAAAGAGCGAGGATATGATACTACAGCGATCCATCCTTATGATACTTCTATGTATAAAAGACAGGATGTTTATTCTGTTTTAGGGTTTAATCAGTTTCTTGATCAAGATAGTATGGATTACACTCAAACAATCGAAAATAATCCTTACATCTCAGACGAAGCTGCTTACCAGCAAGTACTTGATCTTTTACAAAAAGATAGTTCTCCCCAGTTTGTTCACTTAGTGACGATGCAAACGCATATGCCTTATGAAGGTAAATACGATAATGTAGATTATCAAGTAACTGGAGAAGAAAATAACCGAAATATTGAGAATTATTTACAAGATATTGATTATAGTGGACAGGCTTTGCAAGATTTTACTGAAAAACTTGAAGACTTGCCTGAAAGGACGTTAGTTGTATTTTGGGGTGATCATTTGCCAGGAATTTATTCTGATTATTTACAAGAGCAAAACTCTACCAAGGATTTACATCAAACGGAGTTTTTAATGTTTGACTCTGAAGATGGTTTACCACACGAAGAAGAAGAGGTAACAAGTCCGTTTTATTTTGCTCCAAGTCTATTTGAACAAGCTGGCTTGGAAACAACGCCTTTTTATGAATTATTGTTAGATTTAGAAGACATTTTACCAGCCTTTGAATCTAGAATGTATGTGGATGGCGACAGACAATGGCACGAGGAATTAAATTTAAGTAAAAAACAACAAGAAATCTATAACGATTATCGTCTGATTCAATATGATATTTTACAAGGAGAACAATATAGTTTGCAAAACGGTTTCTTTAATTGA
- a CDS encoding 3'-5' exonuclease, with product MNFVAMDFETANAQRHSACSLALVKVENSQIVDEYYTLIKPETKFFWKNIQIHGIHPQDVADAPKFPEIWPSIQPYFQENNLVVAHNASFDNSVLAGCLKYYNLEPARFLSLCTVKTSRKLYPEIDNHKLNTMCNFLNIPLDNHHDALADSRACASILLEEEKYFGTEPFKSLVIAK from the coding sequence ATGAATTTTGTCGCAATGGATTTTGAAACAGCTAACGCTCAAAGACATAGTGCTTGTTCGCTAGCATTGGTTAAAGTAGAAAATAGCCAAATTGTAGATGAATACTATACTTTAATTAAGCCAGAAACAAAATTTTTCTGGAAAAATATACAAATTCACGGCATTCACCCGCAAGATGTGGCCGACGCACCCAAGTTTCCAGAAATATGGCCTAGCATCCAACCTTATTTTCAAGAAAATAATTTAGTTGTAGCCCATAATGCTAGTTTTGATAACAGTGTACTAGCTGGATGCTTGAAATATTATAACTTAGAACCAGCCCGCTTTTTATCTTTATGTACGGTTAAAACAAGCCGTAAGTTGTATCCAGAAATCGATAACCATAAACTAAATACAATGTGTAACTTTTTAAATATCCCTTTGGATAATCATCATGATGCACTAGCCGATAGCCGTGCTTGTGCTAGCATTTTATTAGAAGAAGAAAAATATTTCGGGACAGAACCCTTTAAATCATTAGTTATTGCAAAGTAA
- a CDS encoding uracil-DNA glycosylase — protein MKTIIRNSWQDVLAEEFQKPYYRNLHEFLKEEYATQKIHPDMYHIFEALQITPYEDVKVVILGQDPYHGPNQAHGLSFSVQPGVKVPPSLQNIYKELQSDLGVPPVNHGYLESWAKQGVLLLNTVLTVREGQAYSHRGKGWERLTDKVIEKLNERQDPVVFILWGKPAQKKISMIDTSKHVIIKSVHPSPLSANRGFFGSQPFSKTNNALIALGKTPIDWQLPEKV, from the coding sequence ATGAAAACGATCATTCGAAATAGTTGGCAAGATGTTTTAGCTGAAGAGTTTCAAAAACCTTATTACCGTAATTTACACGAATTTTTAAAAGAAGAATATGCAACCCAAAAAATTCATCCGGATATGTATCATATTTTTGAAGCATTACAAATTACACCTTACGAAGATGTTAAAGTGGTTATTTTAGGACAAGATCCTTATCACGGTCCCAACCAAGCTCATGGTTTATCATTTTCTGTGCAGCCTGGTGTTAAAGTGCCACCTTCTTTGCAAAATATATATAAAGAACTACAAAGCGATCTAGGCGTTCCTCCAGTAAATCATGGTTATCTGGAGTCTTGGGCAAAACAAGGTGTGTTGTTGTTAAATACTGTTTTAACAGTACGTGAAGGTCAAGCTTACTCTCATCGAGGTAAAGGCTGGGAACGTTTGACGGATAAAGTCATTGAAAAATTAAACGAACGCCAAGATCCTGTCGTATTTATTTTATGGGGAAAACCTGCGCAAAAGAAAATTTCTATGATTGATACATCAAAACATGTGATTATCAAGTCAGTTCACCCAAGCCCTCTATCAGCAAATCGAGGATTTTTTGGCTCTCAACCATTTTCTAAAACAAATAACGCGCTTATTGCTTTAGGAAAAACGCCTATAGATTGGCAATTACCAGAAAAAGTATAA
- a CDS encoding LysR family transcriptional regulator — protein MFHLLKAFLSVYETHNFTKTANNLYLSQPTVSSQIRKLEDYLNVSLFVRNGKQEILPTKEADFLYPRVLKIIEEWNDAITHVDTQKTYREKCVLASSQTCGAYLIPKIVPVLVKHFPMVNFSFPVMSGPEIVQELEKAKVDFGLIETPERSELMERHVIAKDELVLAGDSDSDYWLLPETNSPLGFINENYLKYNNLSPNLIRTYNHEMALALLKHQVGKTIISKFALDPSIPYQHLDTLDGRNLYFVTRKKVVSEKLGRISNFIQEQLSHATDQLS, from the coding sequence TTGTTTCACCTATTAAAAGCTTTTTTATCTGTTTACGAAACGCATAATTTTACCAAAACAGCAAATAATCTCTATCTATCCCAGCCCACAGTTTCTTCTCAAATTAGAAAACTAGAAGATTACTTAAATGTTTCCTTATTTGTACGTAATGGAAAGCAAGAAATTCTTCCTACCAAAGAAGCGGACTTTTTATACCCTAGGGTTTTAAAAATTATTGAAGAGTGGAACGATGCTATTACACATGTCGACACCCAAAAAACTTATCGCGAGAAATGTGTGCTAGCAAGCTCTCAAACATGTGGAGCTTATCTTATTCCTAAAATTGTTCCCGTCTTAGTTAAACATTTTCCTATGGTAAATTTTAGTTTCCCAGTAATGTCTGGCCCTGAAATCGTGCAAGAATTGGAAAAAGCTAAAGTAGATTTTGGACTCATTGAAACGCCAGAACGTAGTGAATTAATGGAACGTCATGTCATTGCTAAAGATGAGTTGGTACTTGCCGGCGATTCTGATTCAGACTATTGGTTATTACCTGAAACCAATTCACCCTTAGGATTTATTAACGAAAATTACTTAAAGTATAATAACCTCTCTCCTAATCTTATTCGAACTTACAATCATGAAATGGCGCTAGCATTATTAAAACACCAAGTGGGGAAAACAATTATTTCTAAATTTGCTTTAGATCCGTCGATTCCTTATCAACATTTGGATACGCTAGATGGTCGAAACCTTTACTTTGTCACTCGTAAAAAAGTAGTTTCTGAAAAGTTGGGAAGAATTTCTAATTTTATTCAAGAACAATTGTCTCATGCCACAGATCAACTATCTTAA
- the tsaE gene encoding tRNA (adenosine(37)-N6)-threonylcarbamoyltransferase complex ATPase subunit type 1 TsaE, translating into MITLQNIEETEKFAVIIGEVANPGDNLILTGELSAGKTTLTKGIAKGLGIYQRVKSPTYTIIREYLDGRLPLYHMDVYRIETGAWDLGLDEYFEGEGLCVIEWGRQLEDAVPLDYLELVIEKDPEDENKRLLNLRDFGPYANAFKKRIEDRWEQYNE; encoded by the coding sequence ATGATCACTTTGCAAAATATAGAAGAAACGGAAAAGTTTGCTGTTATTATTGGAGAAGTAGCAAACCCCGGTGATAATTTAATTTTAACAGGAGAACTAAGCGCTGGAAAAACGACCTTAACCAAAGGAATCGCGAAAGGTTTGGGAATTTATCAAAGGGTAAAAAGCCCGACCTATACGATTATACGGGAGTATCTCGATGGACGTCTTCCTTTATACCATATGGATGTTTATCGGATAGAAACCGGCGCTTGGGACTTAGGCTTAGATGAATATTTTGAAGGAGAGGGACTTTGCGTCATTGAATGGGGCAGACAGTTAGAAGACGCCGTTCCTTTAGATTATTTGGAATTAGTGATTGAAAAAGATCCAGAAGATGAAAATAAACGATTGTTAAATCTAAGGGATTTTGGTCCTTATGCCAATGCGTTTAAAAAAAGAATTGAGGATAGATGGGAGCAATACAATGAATGA
- the nrdI gene encoding class Ib ribonucleoside-diphosphate reductase assembly flavoprotein NrdI: protein MNVIYISISGNTRSFVQRMQRMAEEENKNDPNAFIIHAKEIDDNTPEEAESKPFFVCVPTYLEGGNGVDNGDQEILTESLRDYIEFQDNPELCLGVIGSGNKNFNEQYCLTAKQYAAQFNVPFLADFELRGTDNEIHSIYQLLCEKWQSAAQ from the coding sequence ATGAACGTAATCTATATATCCATCTCCGGCAACACACGTTCTTTCGTACAACGTATGCAACGTATGGCCGAAGAAGAAAATAAAAATGATCCGAATGCATTTATTATACACGCTAAAGAAATTGACGACAACACTCCAGAAGAAGCGGAAAGCAAACCTTTTTTTGTTTGTGTTCCTACCTATTTAGAAGGCGGTAATGGCGTAGACAATGGAGACCAAGAAATTTTGACCGAAAGCTTACGCGACTACATTGAATTTCAAGATAACCCAGAGCTATGCTTAGGTGTCATCGGTAGCGGAAACAAAAACTTTAATGAACAATATTGCTTAACTGCTAAACAGTATGCAGCTCAATTTAACGTGCCCTTTCTAGCAGATTTTGAACTACGAGGAACGGATAACGAGATCCATTCGATTTATCAATTACTCTGTGAAAAATGGCAATCGGCTGCTCAATAA
- a CDS encoding GNAT family N-acetyltransferase → MNEDVDVTIREALPEDAEQIVEVSQTIASQTEFLVMDEYGTNLPLNLLENQIDTIYNSDHQLLLIALIEEQIVGSASVRSSEEKRVGHIGEVGISLLKDYWGIGLGSVLLEEVIDWAQQSQQIRRLELTVQKQNTRAIHLYEKYGFQTEAVMPRGATGDDGRFLDVLLMSKMID, encoded by the coding sequence ATGAATGAAGACGTAGACGTTACCATAAGAGAAGCGTTGCCGGAAGATGCGGAACAAATTGTCGAAGTTTCTCAAACGATTGCGAGTCAAACAGAGTTTTTAGTTATGGACGAGTATGGCACGAATTTACCGCTTAATTTATTAGAAAATCAGATAGACACTATTTATAATAGCGATCATCAATTGCTTCTAATAGCTTTGATAGAAGAGCAAATTGTAGGCAGTGCTTCTGTTAGAAGTAGCGAAGAAAAACGAGTTGGTCATATTGGAGAAGTAGGGATTTCTCTTTTAAAAGACTACTGGGGAATAGGTCTAGGCAGTGTTTTATTAGAGGAAGTAATTGATTGGGCACAGCAATCGCAACAGATTAGACGTTTAGAATTAACTGTTCAAAAGCAAAATACGCGAGCGATTCACCTTTATGAAAAATATGGTTTTCAAACAGAAGCAGTAATGCCACGCGGAGCCACAGGCGATGATGGACGTTTTTTAGATGTATTATTGATGAGTAAGATGATTGATTAA
- the nadE gene encoding ammonia-dependent NAD(+) synthetase — protein sequence MSLQEKIIAETGVQPVIDPQEEIRKSIDFLKEYLYKNTFLKTFVLGISGGQDSSLAGRLTQMAMEEMRHETKDSDYHFIAVRLPYGTQSDEEDATQAIDFIQPDTQIEVDIKPAVDAQVISLREVGMTVSDFNKGNIKARQRMITQYAIAGEFSGAVIGTDHAAENITGFFTKFGDGAADILPIFRLNKRQGRLLLQTLNAPEELYVKVPTADLEEEKPQLSDEDALGVSYDEIDDYLEGKEISNHAQTTIENLWKKSQHKRHQPISIFSEFWK from the coding sequence TTGAGTTTACAAGAAAAAATTATTGCCGAAACAGGCGTTCAGCCAGTGATTGACCCACAAGAAGAAATCCGGAAAAGTATTGATTTTTTAAAGGAGTATTTATATAAAAATACTTTTTTGAAAACATTCGTTCTAGGTATTAGTGGAGGGCAGGATTCTTCTTTAGCAGGCCGTTTAACGCAGATGGCTATGGAAGAAATGCGTCATGAAACGAAAGATTCGGATTACCACTTTATTGCTGTGCGGCTTCCATATGGAACGCAATCTGATGAAGAGGACGCCACACAAGCGATCGATTTCATTCAGCCAGATACTCAAATTGAAGTAGATATTAAACCAGCTGTGGACGCTCAGGTGATTTCTTTGCGAGAAGTAGGAATGACAGTTTCGGATTTTAATAAAGGAAATATTAAAGCTCGCCAACGGATGATCACGCAATATGCAATTGCAGGAGAGTTTTCAGGTGCTGTGATTGGAACGGATCATGCAGCTGAAAATATCACCGGTTTTTTCACTAAATTTGGAGATGGCGCGGCTGATATTTTGCCAATTTTTCGTTTAAATAAGCGTCAAGGAAGGTTATTATTACAAACCTTAAACGCTCCTGAAGAGCTTTATGTTAAAGTACCTACTGCAGATTTAGAAGAAGAAAAGCCGCAATTAAGCGACGAGGATGCTTTAGGTGTTTCCTATGATGAGATAGATGACTATCTTGAAGGCAAAGAAATCTCTAACCATGCACAAACTACTATCGAAAATTTATGGAAAAAGTCACAACATAAACGGCATCAACCAATTTCCATTTTCTCTGAATTTTGGAAATAA
- a CDS encoding LURP-one-related/scramblase family protein, which translates to MSKLYIHDKQLSNITRTVVTDESGHSLFLLVGRWGTQGDALSLYRMNGTLVASIKQTSFAFGSRFEIYENYKKVGSLQKIFNWPGDFYYIKQLNWSVHGDIYNHYYKIHHFNKEIMRMRKVIFVAGDYYLLEIPQAANVPTCICIAAIMDYWLYNRNRKQTMFYFNWRLSNSLD; encoded by the coding sequence GTGTCAAAACTTTATATTCACGACAAACAGCTAAGTAATATTACTCGTACTGTCGTAACAGACGAGAGTGGTCATTCGCTTTTCTTACTTGTCGGTCGTTGGGGTACACAAGGAGATGCTCTTTCTTTATATCGTATGAACGGGACATTGGTCGCAAGTATTAAACAAACAAGTTTTGCTTTTGGTAGTCGTTTTGAAATCTATGAAAATTATAAAAAAGTTGGAAGCTTGCAAAAAATATTTAACTGGCCTGGCGATTTTTACTATATCAAACAATTAAACTGGAGCGTACACGGAGATATTTACAACCACTATTACAAAATTCACCATTTTAATAAAGAAATTATGCGAATGCGCAAAGTAATTTTTGTCGCTGGCGACTATTATTTATTAGAAATCCCCCAAGCAGCCAATGTACCAACTTGTATTTGTATCGCAGCTATCATGGATTACTGGTTATACAATCGCAACCGAAAACAAACGATGTTTTATTTCAATTGGCGATTATCTAATAGTTTAGATTGA
- a CDS encoding GNAT family N-acetyltransferase — protein sequence MIRFATSKDAPKIAELVLVILKDMELPILEKADDQLILKVLEEAMKDPDYRYGYHRGLVNEVDGEVAGIAFGYFASEEETIDESLKKALDKFDLADQSLFTEQESFAGEWYLDTLCVDKNYRGKGVGSELLTAAQVFAAKSGASVIGLCVDHQNEKAQHLYEEKGFKVVGEQVLSDHPYHHMQKQLT from the coding sequence ATGATAAGATTTGCTACAAGTAAAGATGCACCCAAAATTGCTGAATTGGTGTTAGTGATTTTAAAAGATATGGAGCTTCCTATTTTAGAAAAAGCCGATGACCAGCTGATTCTTAAAGTGCTAGAAGAGGCAATGAAAGATCCTGATTACCGTTATGGTTATCACCGCGGCTTAGTAAACGAAGTGGATGGCGAAGTAGCTGGTATTGCCTTTGGCTACTTTGCTAGTGAGGAAGAAACGATTGACGAGAGTTTAAAAAAAGCACTCGATAAATTCGATTTAGCTGACCAATCTTTATTCACTGAACAAGAATCCTTTGCTGGTGAGTGGTATTTGGACACGCTTTGTGTAGATAAAAACTATCGTGGAAAAGGCGTTGGTTCAGAACTTTTAACTGCTGCCCAAGTATTTGCTGCCAAAAGTGGAGCTTCGGTTATAGGATTGTGTGTGGACCATCAAAACGAAAAAGCTCAGCACTTGTATGAAGAAAAGGGCTTTAAAGTTGTAGGAGAACAGGTGCTTAGTGACCATCCTTATCATCACATGCAAAAACAATTAACTTAG
- the pta gene encoding phosphate acetyltransferase: MELFDSLKFKIVRRGIKIAFPEASDTRILSAVARLRGEELIEPVLIGKRKEIEDAASTRGINISNMTIYDPNDCKRWEQIVEAFLERRKGKATREQAEEILKDENYFGTMLTYMGITDGLVSGAIHATSDTVRPALQIIKTKPGVSRTSGAFLMMRGNEQEKYLFSDCAINIAPEPNELAEIAVESAKTAEMFDINPRVAMLSFSTKGSAKGPQSEATIEATKAAKELAPELPLDGELQFDSAYIQTVAQLKAPESDVAGKANVFVFPDLQSGNIGYKIAQRLGNFEAIGPILQGLNKPVSDLSRGCNEEDVYKLSIITAAQSVMG; the protein is encoded by the coding sequence ATGGAATTATTTGATAGTCTGAAATTTAAGATTGTTCGTCGTGGGATTAAAATCGCTTTTCCTGAGGCTTCTGATACCCGTATTTTGAGTGCTGTTGCTCGTTTAAGAGGGGAAGAACTTATCGAGCCGGTTTTAATAGGTAAACGCAAAGAAATCGAAGATGCAGCATCTACTCGGGGGATCAATATTTCAAACATGACCATTTATGATCCGAACGATTGTAAGCGCTGGGAACAAATTGTAGAAGCATTTTTGGAACGTCGTAAAGGGAAAGCTACTAGAGAACAAGCAGAAGAAATTTTAAAAGATGAAAATTATTTTGGTACTATGCTAACTTATATGGGAATTACAGACGGTTTAGTTTCTGGAGCTATCCACGCTACTAGTGATACTGTACGTCCTGCTTTACAAATTATTAAAACAAAGCCAGGTGTTAGCCGCACAAGTGGCGCATTTCTTATGATGCGTGGAAATGAACAAGAAAAATACCTTTTTTCAGATTGTGCTATTAATATCGCTCCAGAACCTAATGAATTAGCTGAGATTGCTGTAGAATCAGCTAAAACAGCGGAAATGTTTGATATTAACCCGCGTGTGGCAATGTTAAGTTTTTCCACGAAAGGATCAGCTAAAGGGCCACAATCAGAAGCGACTATTGAAGCGACTAAAGCTGCTAAAGAGTTGGCACCAGAACTTCCGCTTGATGGCGAGCTACAATTTGATTCAGCTTATATTCAAACCGTAGCACAATTGAAAGCTCCCGAATCAGATGTTGCTGGTAAAGCGAATGTTTTTGTTTTTCCTGACTTGCAGTCAGGAAATATTGGCTATAAAATCGCGCAACGGTTAGGAAACTTTGAAGCGATTGGTCCTATTTTGCAAGGGTTAAACAAACCAGTTTCAGATTTGTCACGAGGATGTAATGAAGAAGATGTTTATAAACTATCGATTATTACTGCAGCGCAATCTGTAATGGGTTAA
- a CDS encoding Cof-type HAD-IIB family hydrolase: MIKLIASDMDGTLLDANMQIPEKNVAAIKYAQSQGVEFMVATGRNRLEALPSLTEAGIECAMITLNGAQVFNKEGNSMFMESIDLETAEKVLDFLEKEDIYCEISTNKGTFSQSKERRIENFATMVAEAMPHLTHKVAIAMSTARLEYLPIQFVDSIREVMRRDDITVLKIICFHRDGAAFLGPAARMIDENFTNLFVTSSGQNNLEINHRLAQKGIAVGHIAKERGINLDEVMTIGDNLNDVSMIQSTGVSFAMGNGLPEVKEYAKYITDTNVAAGVGQAIYRAIKENL, translated from the coding sequence ATGATTAAGCTAATTGCTTCAGATATGGACGGTACACTACTTGACGCTAATATGCAAATTCCAGAAAAAAACGTCGCTGCTATTAAATACGCTCAATCCCAAGGCGTTGAATTCATGGTTGCTACGGGACGTAACCGACTCGAGGCACTACCTTCATTAACAGAAGCAGGAATTGAATGTGCTATGATTACACTTAATGGTGCGCAAGTGTTTAATAAAGAAGGAAACTCAATGTTTATGGAATCCATTGATCTAGAAACTGCTGAAAAAGTTTTAGACTTTTTGGAAAAAGAGGATATTTACTGCGAAATTTCTACAAATAAGGGAACATTTTCACAAAGTAAAGAAAGACGCATCGAAAATTTTGCCACTATGGTAGCTGAAGCAATGCCTCATTTGACTCACAAAGTGGCTATTGCAATGTCTACAGCTCGTCTTGAATATTTACCTATTCAATTTGTTGATAGTATTCGCGAAGTAATGCGTCGAGATGATATTACTGTTTTAAAAATTATTTGTTTCCACCGAGATGGCGCGGCATTTTTGGGCCCTGCTGCTCGTATGATCGACGAAAACTTTACGAATTTATTTGTTACTTCCTCTGGGCAAAATAATTTAGAAATCAATCATCGTTTAGCACAAAAAGGAATTGCCGTGGGACATATAGCCAAAGAGCGCGGCATTAACTTAGATGAAGTCATGACGATTGGAGATAATTTAAATGATGTCAGCATGATCCAATCAACAGGAGTCAGCTTTGCGATGGGAAATGGTCTACCGGAGGTTAAAGAATATGCCAAATATATTACAGATACAAATGTAGCTGCAGGTGTAGGCCAAGCGATTTATCGTGCGATAAAAGAAAACTTATAA